The sequence gagaactctaatgataGATTATTACTATCCACGCATTCAGGGGGATAGGTGGTCTCTAAGAGTTTTTAACGTCATgatcatttatatttataatagtTTTGTGACTAACACACGCTGTTTTGATCATTTGAAATACTGAGCCACAAATAGCCATAGTATTTACTTCACACTTCCTTAGAAAGAAATATATCTACAGGACAGGATTCGAACTTATACATTTGAATACATGCTATGTACCTACCTATCTatccagctgtatatatatatatatatatatatatatatatatatatatatatatatatatatatatatatatagtacagtatatttctacatatatataactatatatatatatatatatatatatatatatatatatatatatatatatatatacagtatatttttatatatatgcatatatataactatatatatatatatatatatatatatatatatatatatatatatatatatatatatatatataatatatatatatatatatatatatatatatatatacataactacatgtatatatataattatatatacagtatatttctatatatatgcatatatatatatatatatatatatatatatatatatatatatatatatatatatatatatatatatatatatatatgtatatatatatatatatactatatatatatatatatatatatatatatatatatatatatatatatatatatatatatatatatatatatatatatatatatatatatatatatatatatacatattatgcaccTGTTTCTAGGCCCACCTCTGATCAAGATCAACAAATCTGGTAACAGGAAATTCTCGTATTTCCAGGGGGCATCCTcttaccccttccccccccccccccctccccccacacccaGTATGAGCTTACTTGTCGTCACGGGGTAAAAAGAAAGTCAATACGACATTTACCTCCTGGTGACATAATCATGACCTTCCTCATATAAACATTTGCCTGGTCTCCACAGAATGTTCAAGATAACGAGAAGAAATTCGAAATCATCCATGATGTGCTCAGCTCTAGAGAAATGGGATGCAAAGACATTGCCACAGAAGAGACGTCTGATTTGGACCGAGATGGATACCTCACGTTACTGCCTTCGTGTGGTCGAGAGGAGACCATACCAGGTGTACTGAAGGTAATATCATAATGCAGTCTATGTTAAACAGGGGGACATGAATCTTTTCAtagtttaggtagtaggttggccagggcaccagccattcgttgagatataataataataataataataataataataataataataataataataataataataataataataacaatgataataataatctttatttcagcaaaagccagagagttattatttttattattattattattattattattattattacttgctaagctacaaccctagttggaaaagcaggatgctataaaaccaggggctccagcagggaaaatagccaagtgaggaaaggaaacaagggaaaatctaaatatttaagaatagcaacaacatttaaataaatatttcctaagtaacctatataaactttaacaaaacaagaggaagagaaataagatagaatagtgtgcctgagtgtaccctcaagcaagataactttgactggccagacagtattacattggattcttctctctggttacggttcatttgccctttgcctaaacatacactgaataatctggcctattctttacataatcttctctgacctcatatacctgacaacactaagatcacaaaacaattcttctccacccaaggggttactgcactgtaattgttcagtggctactttccttttggtaagggtagaagagactctttagctatggtaagcagctcttctaggagaaggacactccaaaatgaaatcattgttctctaccatggtcttccgccatcttgggttagagttctcttgcttgagggtaaactcagtctatgttgaacaggctgacataagtctttttatagttgatatatgaaatatctgttttgatgttattactgtttttacaatatcttattttaattgttccttatttcctttcctcacagggctatttttccttgttggagccctttggcttatagcatcttgctttttcaactaactttatagcttagctagtaataataataataataataataataataataataataataataagaagaagaagaagaagaagaagaagaatttataataatgataataataataaaaataataataataataataatgataataataataaataacgaatACCTAACATTCAAGAAAATCCTTTACGTCCCTCACTACAGGCAGAAGACTTGCAGGAAATGTCATGTGATGTGGAGGATCTGATCACTCAGCAGAAATTATTTGCCATCCAGGTCTGCAAAGGAAAGCAGAGATTCGCTGACATCTGGTTCTCCGAGGGCAATGAACTGCTACTTGGTCACTTGCGGGAGGGCAATCTGCCTCTGTATGCCCAGACAATTGAGGTAAGGTGTTCGTTCTTTCGTTCGTTTTTAGCAAGACACACGGGGCTCTTGccctaaagcccctattacacgtatccggtttcctacggccagCCTGGCCTACGGGGCCGTAGGAAAATTCAGGCTTACGggtagagctattacacgtatttgaacggccggaggcaacAAGTGGGTCAGTGTgacactgtttgtggtggaggagtgacatgtcttatctcgacgacattctcgttcctattgctctagcgtgctacttgaaggtgaaaacaagaaaagggaagatttggttcaaacaatggctgcataaacgacaaaaatactctcatgctaacttaatgaaggaactaccactagaaaaagatgactggtttaactacatgcgaatggatcacgacatatatttggaactcttaagtcaggtatcacctttaacagaaaaaaaggacacttgcatgagagaagcaaatagtcaacatgagcacccttcagccactcagactgatgtcataccatatggtgagcaattacacgctacgtcctcggtcctgactacgacggccgtacggccaactttagtactggcgaaagttcatccggccggccgtgggtgagctttcatacagccaatttgctatcacacgctcccgtttgaacatatgctagcatCGCGACCGACGgtgccgtaggaaaccggataagtgtaataggccTTTAAGGCAGCCCGGAAGAGAGAAGTGAGTGAGGTAAGGGCATCTACTATCAACATAGCTTTGGATGGTCTATGGTCGATATTGTGTCGTTAAAAAACTAAACTAATCTTAGGCTGCTGAAAATTTAGTATCGACGTAGCTTTAGATGGTCTATGGCCTATATTGTGTCGTTAAAAAACTAAGCTACTCTTAGGCTGCAGAAAATTTAGTATCAACATAGCTTTAGATGGTCTATGGCCGATATTGTGTCGTTAAAAAAACTAAGCTACTCTTAGGCTGCAGAAAATTTAGTCTCAACATAGCTTTAGATGGTCTATGGCCGACATTGTGTCGTTAAAAAAACTAAGCTACTCTTAGGCTGCAGAAAATTTAGTATCAACATAGCTTTAGATGGTCTATGGCCGATATTGTGTCGTCAAAAAACTAAGCTACTCTTAGGCTGCAGAAAATTTAGTATCAACATAGCTTTAGATGGTCTATGGCCGGCATTGTGTCGTTAAACAGCCTAAGCTAATTTTAGGCTGCTAAAAATTTAGTATCAACATACTGTAGCTTTAGATGGTCTATGGCCGACATTGTGTCGTTAAACAGCCTAGGCTAATTTTAGGCTGCTGAAAATTTAGTATCAACATAGCTTTAGAAGGTCTATTGCCGATATTGTGTCGTTAAACAGCCTAAGCTAATCTTTAGCTTCTAAAAGTTTAGCATTGACATAGTTTTAGCTGCTCTATTATAGATATTGGGTCGTTAAACAACCTAATCTGTTAAAAGCTAAAGCTAAATATTTAGCATGAGttgctttattttatttagtttattttgctTTCCTTCTTTCCCTCTTTGCCTAAGAACACGGAAATTTATGTAATATAGTCTTAGTAATAACAGTCATGTTaagttgaattgaatataaaatttaggccttaagccagacACTGGggtatcaaaggccattcagcgctgtataatgcaaattaatcaaccatacctttactctcacatttggtatcatttttacTTCTAAAActaatcacacaactttcatacaataatatccaaatgcaaaataaggagggattgAAAGGATTTAAAAAAAGATAGTGGAATTATTTAAAGTTCATGATATAAACTAATACactgtatagattttttttcaagttcagggtattacaattttccccaaGTGCATAAGTAAATGGTCTTAGAATTGCATGAAGTAATCACAATGCATAGAAAGTCCATTCCTTTTCCCTTTTTCAAAGTAAGttaaagtaaattacaattacattcatttacgggctgccaacgcaagagaccctatcttgcataaggcaaggcaatctttacagagcAGAACAGAACCATTCCTTGAATAAAACTTAGTAACATGTAGAGTGTTGAACCCTTACTGATGATTCCTCAACCCCAACAGCACAGTGAAGCCATGAAGCTTGTGGACCCATCATCAACACTGACATTTCTGGAGTTGAGCAAAATCAGGTCAAGTCTTGGGAGAGTCTATATCCACCTTTTCCCTGATAACTGCAGATGTCAGCAATTCTTATCCCTCTGCACCGGAGACAAGGGACCCTCGTACGCCAACACGAGACTTCTAGAAGTTGGAAATGGAAAAAGGGAGTATATTCGCTGTGGAGTCTATGAGAACAACAACGGTACTGGAGGGGAGACGTGGTTCCCAAACATTTTCACAGAAAAAGAATCCGCGAATCCCTGCGGATGCTCTGCTGGGTCTGTACTGGGAGAAGTGCCCGGTCAATTGGAAACTGGCAGCCAGTTTATCATTTGCCTCCGTGACATCACAGACCACCATGAAAAGTGTAGTTTTTCAGCGTTTGGAAAAGTGCACGAAGGCTTGGATGTTCTGACTCATGCGATATGCCAACACCGAAACGTGTCTGAAATCTCCATCCAGGGATGTGGTGTTATTCTTTCAAGATTACGGCTAAATCAAAGTCGTACCAGAGCAATGTCCGACGCGTCAAGTCTAGACCGTTCTTTTTAGGTTCAAGGTTTTCTTCACTAAGATACATTGAAGGAAATTATTGTATTACAAAGaaaaattacttccagaacatgtaTGATTCTAGAATAAATCAAATGAGCATTTACTCCAATTCTAGAATAAATCAAATGAGCATCTTCTCCCCATCCATTTAAATCAAGTGAGCATTACCTCTAAATCTAAGAAAAATCAAATGAGCATCTTGTATCCACCCATCTAAATCAAATGATTgtttcctctaattctagaatGTATCAAATGAGCATCTTGTCTCCATCCATTTAAATCAAGTGATCATTTACTCTAATTCTAGAATGAATTTAATGAACATTTACTCTAATTCTAGAATGAATTAAATGAACATTTACTCTAATTCTAGAATAAATCAAATGAACGTCTTGTCTCCATCCATTTTAAATCAAATGAGCATTTATTCTAATTCTAGAATAAATCAAATGATaatttcctctaattctagaataaatcaaatgacaatttcctctaattctagaatACATCAAATGATCATTTTCTCCAATTTTAGAATCAAATGGCCATTCCCTTTAATTCTAGAATAGATCAATTGATAATTCCCTCTAATCCTAGAATAAATCAAATGATAATTTCCTCTAATTCTCGAATAAATCAAATAATCatttcctctaattctagaatCAAGTGACTatttcctctaattctagaatCAAGTGACTATTTCCTCTAATACTAGAATCAAGTGACTATTTCCTCTAATACTAGAATCAAGTGACTATTTCCTCTAATACTAGAATCAAGTGACTATTTCCTCTAATACTAGAATCAAGTGACTATTTCCTCTAATACTAGAATCAAGTGACTatttcctctaattctagaatCAAGTGACTatttcctctaattctagaatAGATCAAATgagcatctaaaaaaaaaaaaatccatcatttCTTTCTTTTGTGTTCTTTTTATTAGCATTGATTACATTACCTGTAATTGACCAAGTAATTTTTGCTTGTAATTATGATGAGTTACATCAGCTATGTATGTGCGCAATAGAAAATAAAACAGGTTGTAGATATTCGTTAATAACCAATGTTTTGGATTCTATTACATGTTCCTTGTCACGTGatacgccattattattattattattattattattattattattgttgttattataaatataattataatttaattataattataatcataattataagtattatcattattattattattattattattatagttatagttatagttatagttaaagttgttgttgttgttataactaaTTGGAAACGCTGGCTACGACACGTttaagggttccaacggggaaaatagcccggtgaggaaaggaaatagcaaatgaACTAtacattgcagcaaatgttttttttattgaacaggcggacataagtctttttatagtttatataaaatcaaaatcaaaatcaagccattgttctctagtcttggttagtgccatagcctctgtaccatggtcttccattgacttgggttagagttctcttgcttgagggtacactcggacacactagtctatctaatttcttttcctcttatttagttaaagttttatagtttatatagaaaatatttattttggtgttgttactcttcttcggatattttattttaccttgttttctttcttcgctgggctgttttccctgtcggGGTCCCCTgtgcttgtagcgtcctgcttttccagctagggttgtggcttggtgggtgatgatggtaataataataatagtatatctgttttgacgttgttactgtttttagaatgatttattgttaattctttctcatcatttatttatttccttatcacatttcctcactgggctatttttccctattggagcccttgggcttatagcatcttgcttttccaactagggttgtagcttggctagtaataatgataataattataacaaatgaatatgaaatatatattagtttaagataaaaaacaaggttaaaatagatgtcatatgtaAAAAAAAGGAAGACTGATTTACGACATAAATACAATAACTGCACATTGCAAGTACTGTAGTGATATGCTTTCAACCAccagactaggaagatcattccagaatctggTCATAGCTCGGCTAAAACTTCTCGAATGCTgtgcagtattaagccttatgatggagaaggctatactgttagaattaactgcatacccagtattacgtacaggatgtaacagtctgggaagatctgaatgcaatggatggtaaaaattatgaaaaatctcatgcaacatgaataaagaaatacatGGCCGAcgttaccagagattaatatctggatcaagaataaggaatttaagagaccccaagttcctgtccaacaatttaaCATGAGAgacagtagctgaagaccagacaggagaacaattgtCGAAAAGAGACCCTAAAAAATGTCTGAAAGCCACGTTGAACATTTTGAAATGTTTCAGAGAAACTTCTGGCAATAATCTTTTAACACGACCGAGGAccttttcttttgcatttttattttcaagGATGGAAACCTTTGTTCCTGTTGATAAAGTCAGTATATGGTCTGTTAGCACACGCGGAAACGATCTATGTACCCAGGAATTGGTTTTGTAGTGACTATAGCTTTCTAAAACAGTTACAAACATTATATAGGCTGTCTTAGGGGAAAGAACTAacagtgattggagcctatttgctgtcttaggggaaagaactgccagtgattggcgCCTATTTGCTGTATtaggggaaagaactgccagtgattggcgcctatttgctgtcttggggaaagaactgccagtgattggagcctatttgctgtcataggggaaagaactgccagtgattggagaATATTTGCTGTCTtaggggaaagaactgccagtgattggcgCCTATTTACTGTCttggggaaagaactgccagtgattggcgcctatttgctgtcttaggggaaagaactgccagtgattggcgCCTATTTGTTGTCTTGGGGAAAAAACTACCAGTGATTGGAacctatttgctgtcttgggggaaagaactgccagtgattggagcctatttgctgtcgtggagaaagaactgccagtgattggcgCCTATTTGATGTCttggggaaagaactgccagtgattggagcctatttgctgtcttgggaAAAGAACTACCAGTGATTGGCACTTATTTGCTATCTTGGGGAAAAACCTACCAGTGATTGGCGCCTATTTGCTGTCTcggggaaagaactgccagtgattggagcctatttgctgtcgtggagaaagaactgccagtgattggagcctatttgctgtcttggggaaagaactgccagtgattggagcctatttgctgtctttGGGAAAGAGctgccagtgattggagcctatttgctgtcttggggaaagaactgccagtgattggaacctatttgctgtcttgggggaaagaactgccagtgattggagcctatttgctgtcgTGGAGAAAGAACTGCCtgtgattggagcctatttgctgtcttggggaaagaactgccagtgattggagccAATTTACTGTCGCAgagaaagaactgccagtgattggagcctatttgctgtcttggggaaagaactaccagtgattggagcctatttgctgtcgtggagaaagaactgccagtgattggagcctatttgctgtcttggggaaagaactCCCAGTGATTGGcgcctatttgctgtcttggggaaagaactgccagtgattggagcctatttgctgtcgtggagaaagaactgccagtgattggagcctatttgctgtctttGGGGAAATATctgccagtgattggagcctatttgctgtcttggggaaagaactgccagtgattggcgcctatttgctgtcttggggaaagaactgccagtgattggagcctatttgctgtcttggggaaagaactgccagtgattggagcctatttgctgttttggggaaagaactgccagtgattggagcctatttgctgtcttggggaaaggactgccagtgattggagcctatATGCTGTCTTgggggaaagaactgccagtgattggagcctatttgctgtcttgggaaaagaactgccagtgattggagcctatttgctgtcttggggaaagaactgccagtgattggagcctatttgctgtcttgcgaaaagaactgccagtgattggcgCCTATTTGTTGTCTtagggaaagaactgccagtgattggagcctatttgctgtcttggggaaagaactgccagtgattggtGCCTATTTTCTGTCGTggagaaagaactgccagtgattggagcctattttCTGTCTTGGGGAAAGGACTGCCAGTGATTGGggcctatttgctgtcttggggaaagaactgccagtgattggagcctatttgctgtcttggggaaagaactgtcagtgattccagcctatttgctgtcttggggaaagaactgccagtgattagagcctatttgctgtcttggggaaaggactgccagtgattggagcctatatgctgtcttggggaaagaactgccagtgttTGGAGCCTACTTGCTTTCTTGGGGagagaactgccagtgattggagcctattt comes from Palaemon carinicauda isolate YSFRI2023 chromosome 3, ASM3689809v2, whole genome shotgun sequence and encodes:
- the LOC137637870 gene encoding peptidyl-prolyl cis-trans isomerase G-like, which codes for MGCKDIATEETSDLDRDGYLTLLPSCGREETIPGVLKAEDLQEMSCDVEDLITQQKLFAIQVCKGKQRFADIWFSEGNELLLGHLREGNLPLYAQTIEHSEAMKLVDPSSTLTFLELSKIRSSLGRVYIHLFPDNCRCQQFLSLCTGDKGPSYANTRLLEVGNGKREYIRCGVYENNNGTGGETWFPNIFTEKESANPCGCSAGSVLGEVPGQLETGSQFIICLRDITDHHEKCSFSAFGKVHEGLDVLTHAICQHRNVSEISIQGCGVILSRLRLNQSRTRAMSDASSLDRSF